In Chaetodon trifascialis isolate fChaTrf1 chromosome 4, fChaTrf1.hap1, whole genome shotgun sequence, one DNA window encodes the following:
- the c4h19orf25 gene encoding UPF0449 protein C19orf25 homolog yields the protein MNLGSKNKKRMVLPSRPDPPGVDQILEDINRAAPNDPVFSILEQTGQDSSRPLDSDVDLRFQQCRQYLELNERLQEVRGQLLRQREELRVAGEQLEKDVAEVKGQAL from the exons ATGAATCTTGGTTCAAAAAATAAGAAGCGGATGGTTCTGCCCAGCCGTCCTGACCCCCCCGGTGTGGACCAGATCCTGGAGGACATCAACCGAGCTGCTCCCAATGACCCGGTCTTCAGCATCCTGGAGCAGACCGGACAAG ACTCGTCCCGGCCTTTGGACAGTGATGTGGACTTGAGGTTCCAGCAGTGTCGGCAGTATCTGGAGCTGAACGAGCGGctgcaggaggtcagaggtcagctgctGCGGCAGAGGGAGGAGCTGCGAGTTGCGGGAGAACAGCTGGAGAAGGATGtggcagaggtcaaaggtcaagcaCTCTga